The window AAGCAAGGAGGTGTGTTATTTCTGCGGATCTCggaattaaaagaaaacagaaCGTGTCAGCTGTTTTTAACAACGggaaattaattttaagctACTTGTTTTTAAGGCTGCGCTTCCTTGTAACTGTGAAATATGATGCGGGATTTTGAGTGTTACATTGGGATTAAATGAGTAGGTATTCTACACTATCTAGGAACTATTTGAGTGTTACTTTGGAATTAGATGTGTACTCTACACTATGTAGCTACCTACATAGtagtactaataaataatataagaaattatGTGAGGTCATTTAACTTTGAACTGCGGGTTCACAATTACCAAGCACCTTTCTACATAATCATTGCGAATAGAAAAACCAAGCTAATACATTGTTGTTGCTCTATTCCTAAGTCTTCCACCTCCCATCAAAGTTGCCAGCAGCCGTGTGAAGTGAAATTCACATCTAGTACTTCAAACCTAATGAAGAGAATGAACCTCCCCAACTTATACAGGCATTATGTTAAATAGAGTACACAATGTACAAAATTTCGCATAACCTTATTAACGTTTCGGGCCTAAAACAACAACTTGGTAATAATAGTTTGATGGCGTAACGTTGCGAGGCAGTGTTGCCAGTACATAAACATTACTTTTGCTGCATTGGAGCACACCGTAGAGATCTGCGATACGATAAGTAGTGGCGCTAAAAGCGCAATAGCACGAACTATGGCCTCTTTCGTGCACGATATAGACCAGTGTTATAATTGTTGTAAGTAACGAACGCtaatttcaagatttttattgtgttaaaatgtTTGTAGCTTATCTTTATAATGTTGATGAACTCTGCTAACTGTTGAAACGGATCATAAAACTTATTTCTGTTGTTATTAACGAAACATATACTTACTTCGTAGTTATTACGATAGCTAGTTCAATCGTACGACTTCGAGTTCCATCATGACATAGTAAAGCACTAAATATAGAGTTCCGTGGATTTTCCGCCAATGCCAAATGTGATGTTACTTCCTTATTCGGTTACTGGTTACTTTATGGTTTACTGGTTCCGATTTAGCCCAATATGTCCCCAGTACTTTATCACGatacattaattaatcaatCTTTATCATTGTCAATGtagaagaatataaaaatacacccAATAATATATCGACTGCTTATCTGTCTTGAGACAGCAAGCCGACTGAGATTAATGTTTCAGCTTCAGCCCACTTTAGCCGTGTTTGTAGCTTCGTAGCGAAGTAACTCGGTATTACCAACGTTAGATTCTGATGTAAACTTTGTAAGTACATTCATCTATATGTAAGCCTATTATGCAGCCAGGTGTGACAAGCATTTTAAACGGTATTTGGTATTTACCCCATAAACAATGTCAAATTGGAGATTTAAATCACGCtagtatttcataaaacaatatccCGTATCgccattaaaaaaatgaaaatatcgctattgtcaaaacaaaataatatattacgatTGGAAATCAATAATccatatttcaaatacaaacataacatccATAACGAACTCAGTGATCCCACAAAAATGGTGTGTAAAGTGAAAAAGAAGAACGGATATTATTTGATCGTACGATATATCACGCGAATGGGACCGGaggaggggggggggggagcGAAAACAAACTCACTTCCAATATCCAATGAAAAATCAATCCATCAAATCCAATAAAAAATCTAGAGCAAGTTATTATTACGTTATAGATAGCTGCCGAGGGACGATTTGTGGTTTGCGATAGTTCCGCTGACAATACgcataaacttttatttgatattttcccTTTAACGCTATAAGCTTTATGTGCTTAGTTTTGTTTAGACGTAATTATCTTGGTgtacaaataacaataagattttattagtGTTGAAATTAACAGGTTGAACTTTGTTAACAACTTAAGTGCGTTGGTACCTCCTTAATACGTTTAAAGTACCCTGGTAAATATCTTAGAGATTATAAACCaatattcttaattattattctaatatcTAACTAATGGACGGCAAAAGAGCAAATAAATAGTATTGCCCTTGTCGTAAAACTAATTTAGTTACAGTTTAGTTGTTAACTATGTGCTATACATTTCCTGTGATTTTTAAAAGGCCCGTGATCCAACTCAACGACGATAAATCTACGAAAATGGTGTCTAGTATTTCTTATAATTAAAGCAAGATATACATCTTACAAATTAATTGACCTATctctataaaaatgtaataaaaatacaaattttgaaCGTTTTATCATCTGTCAGGCTGTGTTTTTTAACGTCAATGTCAAAGTGACGTTTGAAAACATCTGTTTTCTGTTTGCGGAACAAAAAGCgacaaattattgtaattctCGTATAAATTcgtagtattttaattaatgagtGTCATTCTGCGTTCGGGTAAGTTAGGGGATATAAGTTTTTCGTTACAAACacttaatttttgtataattagtggtaaatataaataaattgtttttaggtTTTTACAATATCCATAGGAAAATGTCTAATGTGTGCGGAATAGTACAACAAAGGATGAAAGAGAAGTTAGAGAATGCTCTAGATCCTGTACACTTAAATCTGATTAATGAATCGTACATGCACAATGTTCCTCAAGGTGCTGAAACTCATTTCAAAGTATTGGTAGTGTCCAACAAGTTTGATAATGTCTCATTGGTTGAGgtaagttattttgttattataaacggCAGGATAATTTCAGTATTGTCGAAGATAGCCCTAGTGTTCCTTTATATGTACCAATTCATCAAATCCAATAAATCATCTATGCAATTACTTAATTGCAGGGATAGGGCAATTCAATTGGGTTTGTAAGAAAAGTCTTGCAATTTTAATCCATGGGAGGTATAGtgattttttctaatattaagcTATTACTTTGGTGAATTGTCAGagaataatattacaatgatCCTTTTCCATAAGCATTAGATACCTAttgataaattgtattatagCAACCAGATAGATTATGTTTTAGAAATTGCTCAGTTACTGATCTTTGCTTACCTAAAGTCAGATCCTTTAAGCACCTAAAAGTATTAGAATTAAtgcattaaataattgttaattaatctCATTGATTTATTTCAGAGACACCGCATGGTGAACAACATTCTGAAAGAGGAATTAGAGACAGGAGTGCATGCTCTATCCATATTAGCTAAAACTCCTAAACAATGGAATCCTCAGGAAGCAGTGGAAAGTAGTCCTAATTGCAGAGGAGGCTTTGGAAAATAGACTACCtcctgaaatattatattattttatagttaatagataataatttatgaaaatagacattttatttcatctaggtatgtcccactgctaatCCCAGCTTGTTTTTTTCTCTTACATTTctgttgtataatttattgtttcagtcaaatattgtattaaatgacttagcaatttttatattcatgagTCATTTGAAactgtgtaaatattatttaacacagCTTATTGTTTAGGTAATATTGTAAAACGattttacattcataataaattgaaattagttaatTGGTGTTATGCAAAttaacatacattaaatcatttGTTATCTGGATACCAAGTCATGTAGGGTCAACCTCAAAAACTACTGATCCCAAATTGATGCTTTTTGacctatttttctttttactaataatatttgctTTACCACAAGGATAGTCCAAAGATTTCAGTTAAAAgtttactcataatattatgatattttttaaaagataaataaaaatacaaaaattagatcataaaattttattcttacaccatttaaaataaaagctttcaCTTGCTACAGAtcaatattttgtcataatcATTAAGTAATACTTAAAGTAATACCAACATTGTacacaaacattcaaacatgAACAAACTCAcaaatgtttaatgaaaatatgattggacaataAAGTCAATTTGAcaacatttcaaataatttctTGATGAAAATTATTCACGGGTTTGCTTTGATAAAcctttttgttaattttatttatactaagaGATTTATAGCGGTTTTCACcagttctaaataaatattggataACTTATCAAAAAGAAGTATGGcagcttttttataaaatacaatcatttattcatttaggtcaaatgttgacacttatgatagttgttACAATTATTGAATCTACCAATGGCTAGGAAGGAAAAAGGGCTTTATGAGAAGAGCTATCAAAAAACATGCAGCCACTCTTCCATCGCCAAATGATTTACAAAgtggttaatataataattattattgttaatatataattaatcatCTAAGGAGCTGCCATAAACATTAATGAGATGTTATCCAACACTTAACTATATTGTGAAACTGGCCGTAAATTCGTTAAATGAAGTCCACATAGGACCAATATCTTTTTCTGgccaatataatattacaattgattgaaaatacttattttaggtttatatatttttgattaaatatcaattaagtactgaagatttatgtattttacaaattttacacTATTAGTGATATCATAGGAGATAAATTTTTCAAgagttttacaatattatgattaattacttattattatttaactgcaaCAAATTTACCTGTATTAAGATATGAATTGGTTTTATAATTCCCAAATTATGACAATTCaagattcatttaaaaacactCAATTTTGTGGAATAATCGTATTTCAATGATATTATTGAAAGAGACTGCTTACTCCTTATATGCCATTGTTTCAACCATAAATTTGTTTGTCGCAGTTAAATTTTTACTATTCATAACATCTTGCCAGTTACAATTGTTATCTTTATGGCCAATTTTAGCTCTTGTGAATAAGTATCTGTAACTTAACATACAGATCATTGACATACCATCTGATAGATTACCcaacacttatccataagtACTATAAACTGGCCATtacagttataatatttttagaaacatcTAAATCACTTGGATTTTAATACTTCACAATATCGagatttttcaaaatgttgattatattaaattgttcaCTTTTTTACACATTGTCCGCCACTTTtggttttgttaatttatttatgaccCGATAGGTatttttgattgatgattgatgaattTAAAGCCTCTTATCTACTATAGCATTGATGAACTCTCGTAACATTTCGTCAATTTATCAACAAACGCGCCATTTAGACATACTTCTTCTGCAGCAAACATTTTCTATGGAATGTAAGTGTTAGAAAGAATCAACTATGCAATATTgtagtaataacattttatttaaccgTTCGTATGCCGGACCCGCGCCGCGTCAAAAATGTCCTATCTACCGCGTGATTTTAAAGGCACATTGCGTCTATATCGCGCAGATCTACGGTCATACATAGGCATACGAAGCTTCAAAAATTGGCGAGCAAACCTGCGTTCTGGCATACGAAAGGTTAAAACTGTCTTCTTTCTCAATCTATCCCAATAAAAGAATCAGGTATTTAATCTAGAAAGATGCAGTAGTGGTAACTTTGATccacttacttacttatattacagcaggggttcccaaccttctCTTAGTccaggaccacttttatattaaaaataaagtgtaataatcatcctgatttttttttattttataatcattcacggaccatattttgacttccacggaccactgttTTACAGGAAATACTTTCCACGTTTCTTGGAATCATTGCTCCCAAACATGCTATAGTAAATAATAGGCTTGTACGAAATGTTCACTACACTCAGTCCATTCATTCTAGCACACCGAATTAACGGTGTTAGTTGTATCAGAGGTTGAAGTTGTCCAATCGTAGCTTGCCCTCATTCTCTGTCAAGTATAGCAAGTCTGCCATAGTCTGCTCACAGATCGCTTCTTCGGCCTTCTCTGACATCTGAAATAGGAGGTTTATTTTAGGTTGTgcagtaaataattatgttttatgacCACTAACATTGTAAACTTTCTTTCAAATTCGATGGTTGATGTGTGAGCTGAGCAAGAGTCTGGTACTATGTTTAATTCAAAACTACGATAACtatcgttaaaaaaatatatctcttAATCTCTCGTAAAGTATATTGGCTAGAAAATTGGTGGATTGTTCGCCAAGTGTAGAAACCACACATATTTTTTTGGGCTGACGCTGAGTtatgtagtttaatatttactgCAAGctgcttttttactttttcaactATTTTGATGTTGTACatcttgaatattttactaCAGAGATCGAACGCACCGCGAATCCAAACATaaatatacacattaaaaaacaCACTCACCGGCCTATACTTGTACTCGCTGGTCGGCGCGTACTTAAAATTGGGTCCGAAGTTAACACTAACAGTGACGTTCTTGTGTAACGACACGGTGGGGTAGTAGCAACCTTCGTACACGTCGCTGAAGGCCTCGCCCTGACACTCGCCGTTCTTGAAGAACAGTATCTTACTGCCTGGGAGCTGCTTCAGGTTGTTCAGAGATTCTTGGATGTTGTCCTTATCTTCGTAGTACAGGTGGCTCTTGAATTTTACTAAtggctgaaaataaattaagaatggTCATTTTTATGTTAGTAAACTATTCTATTACGgttaaataacagttttttttctttaatacttTAAATTGAATTCGGTCACAATGGATAATCTTAAAGGTCTGCGACAAAATTAGCTGCACAAATTAAATCCTACGCAACATATTTTGAACCTTACGtgatttattgaaattgaaCAATCGGTTTTTATATTGCGCTTCTTTCATTAGGTACTGattgaaacaacaaaataaaggtGTACTGTATTTTTAACTTGTTCATCGACTTTAGTAGCTAGCTGTAATTTTTTTGggttttatatttcaatttaaaacctTAAATATAGAGGGGTTTTTAACAgaagttattttaattcaagGTAACTTCTAACATTAGATTTAAAACGTTGTCTGGTAAACAAGTTAGAATTGGGTtgtccaataaaaataatcacataaTGATAATACCTTGGCACACTAAACTGTTTGTTTCGTTCATATCAACAGATAACggatattattatatgtctcaattatttaacaaataaacttttgttGGCATGTCAATAAGAACTATGACGACTAGTTTACTGGAACCTAAAAAACGCCATAGAAGAGAAATTTTTCAATAATAGGATTTATATGTTAGACCTTCGTCAACTATTGTTTGTTAAAGCTATCATAAAATGTTTGGTTAAAAATataggactcaaggcctaacccctcccacattacgggagcagacccttgcccagcagtgggacattaatgggttaaatttattttatttacttgaatGTCTAGAATGCTATTTCCGTTTCATATGAGAACTAGAGTTCTGTCATCACACATGTTTTTGGTGATAATACTATATTTGGAGGAAACTAGTTGCAATAATAGGATTTAATAATTACCCTGTCTTTGTATGTGTTCGGCGTGTATTTGGTAGTGTTGCTTTCTGGCAAAATGATGAGAAAACCAAGTGTGTCGCCCTCGCCGTAACCGTTGCTGTAGTGCTTTCCCCGAGATTCATGGAACctgaaatgtaaacaaataagtcatttaaaatatctCGATAATCATCCTTGAAAATGTAAcgaattacaaattaataaggACTTGTCTATTACAGGTTGTAAGTAATGTTAAATAGTCTTCGTTTAGACTTGAGGTGATCAGGTGGTTTGGAGACCAAGGCTTACATATAAATTGATGCCTACAGTTCAAAGTTCCTGCATTGGCAGCTGTCATCAAAATTACCTCTGGATGTTATGGtcatttttatttccaaatttattttatactgaaatTTACTCAGTTTCATTACTAGTTTGATGTAAAGAGTACCATACCGCGTGCCCTTGCGACTGCGCCAGGAGTAGCCGAACTTGTCGTATCCGAGCGGCGCCTGCAGGTTGGCGTAGCGCCGGCCCCAGCCCAGCCGCGTGGCCGCGCCCTCCGGCATCTCCTCCACCACCACCTCCCAGTACCACGCGCCGCGCGACACGCCTGAACACATTACATTCACTTATTGCAGTTACAAAAAGCAAACGCTTTTTAGACACTGAAAGACACCCACATAATATACAAACTaaagaaaaatctaatttatctTTCTATTCTTCCCCAAAGGGGGCAATCATTTAATAAGTTTAGTAGTCTGGACAGTGTTCAAACTGCATCGAGATTCGTGAGTTTATGTCTTACAATATTCTACAACTCGATCAACCTAACCTTTCCAactgttggagtcggcttccagtctcaccggatacagtcGAATGCCATTTTACCAGTTACACGGGCCACGGGCCACAACCACATAACCCTAAAGCCCTAACACGATATCCGTCAGTAAGAAAGTTGTCAGTATTTCACATTTTCTTCAAATCtataaaggaatattttttataaaatttttaaagcttaataatttaaaaaagtgttGTTACGTACCGTGAGTAGCCCGCACCATACAATATCCCTTCTCGCCAG of the Anticarsia gemmatalis isolate Benzon Research Colony breed Stoneville strain chromosome 6, ilAntGemm2 primary, whole genome shotgun sequence genome contains:
- the LOC142973750 gene encoding bolA-like protein DDB_G0274169, which codes for MSVILRSGFYNIHRKMSNVCGIVQQRMKEKLENALDPVHLNLINESYMHNVPQGAETHFKVLVVSNKFDNVSLVERHRMVNNILKEELETGVHALSILAKTPKQWNPQEAVESSPNCRGGFGK
- the ash2 gene encoding set1/Ash2 histone methyltransferase complex subunit ash2 isoform X3, with product MAVPLAGNVKGRQGKRRPAVGGAADAGAPVGKKGRTADLGALKLPSHGYPTEHPFNKDGYRYILAEPDPHAPFRQEFDESNEWSGKPIPGWLYRSLCPGIVLLALHDRAPQLKISEDRLAVTGEKGYCMVRATHGVSRGAWYWEVVVEEMPEGAATRLGWGRRYANLQAPLGYDKFGYSWRSRKGTRFHESRGKHYSNGYGEGDTLGFLIILPESNTTKYTPNTYKDRPLVKFKSHLYYEDKDNIQESLNNLKQLPGSKILFFKNGECQGEAFSDVYEGCYYPTVSLHKNVTVSVNFGPNFKYAPTSEYKYRPMSEKAEEAICEQTMADLLYLTENEGKLRLDNFNL
- the ash2 gene encoding set1/Ash2 histone methyltransferase complex subunit ash2 isoform X5, with protein sequence MSLPLAGNVKGRQGKRRPAVGGAADAGAPVGKKGRTADLGALKLPSHGYPTEHPFNKDGYRYILAEPDPHAPFRQEFDESNEWSGKPIPGWLYRSLCPGIVLLALHDRAPQLKISEDRLAVTGEKGYCMVRATHGVSRGAWYWEVVVEEMPEGAATRLGWGRRYANLQAPLGYDKFGYSWRSRKGTRFHESRGKHYSNGYGEGDTLGFLIILPESNTTKYTPNTYKDRPLVKFKSHLYYEDKDNIQESLNNLKQLPGSKILFFKNGECQGEAFSDVYEGCYYPTVSLHKNVTVSVNFGPNFKYAPTSEYKYRPMSEKAEEAICEQTMADLLYLTENEGKLRLDNFNL
- the ash2 gene encoding set1/Ash2 histone methyltransferase complex subunit ash2 isoform X4, with protein sequence MDIPLAGNVKGRQGKRRPAVGGAADAGAPVGKKGRTADLGALKLPSHGYPTEHPFNKDGYRYILAEPDPHAPFRQEFDESNEWSGKPIPGWLYRSLCPGIVLLALHDRAPQLKISEDRLAVTGEKGYCMVRATHGVSRGAWYWEVVVEEMPEGAATRLGWGRRYANLQAPLGYDKFGYSWRSRKGTRFHESRGKHYSNGYGEGDTLGFLIILPESNTTKYTPNTYKDRPLVKFKSHLYYEDKDNIQESLNNLKQLPGSKILFFKNGECQGEAFSDVYEGCYYPTVSLHKNVTVSVNFGPNFKYAPTSEYKYRPMSEKAEEAICEQTMADLLYLTENEGKLRLDNFNL